Below is a genomic region from Microbacterium sp. KUDC0406.
CAGGATGGGCTCGCCCATTGGCGTCTCCTTCGATGCGTCGGTGGGCTTCCAGCGTATCTGCGCCGATCGGATGCTCCGGTCGCACTGCTTGCGGCCTCCTGTCCTACCCACACGGGTGCAAGGAGGAAAACGCCGGCAACGACGTCCCCGCACCAGCAGAAACCTCCTCGCACGCGGAGGCCCCCTCAGCAGCATCCGCCCACACCCACGCAAGGAGGAAAACGCCGGCAACGACGCCTCCCCACCAGCAGAAACCTCCTCGCACGCGGAGGCACCCCCCTCAGCAGCATCCGCCCACACCCACGCAAGGAGGGGTCTGCTGCACGGATAGGTGACAGTTTCGGTTAGGCCGCGAGGGCCAGGTTCTGGTTCATGATGGTCTCGAATTCGACCGGCGTCAAACGGCCCAGACGTGCTTGCCGACGGCGCCGATGGTAGGTCCGTTCGATCCAGGTCACGATCGCGATCCGCAGCTCTTCCCGGGTGGCCCAGGACCGCCGATTGAGGACATTCTTTTGCAGCAGCGCGAAGAAGCTCTCCATCGCGGCGTTATCACCGGCCGCGCCGACTCGGCCCATCGAGCCGACCATACGGTGACGAGCCAGCACCCGGATGACCTTCCGGGAACGGAACTGACTGCCCCTATCGCTATGCAGCACGCAACCGGCGACGTCACCGCGCAGCGCGGCGGCGTTGTTGATCGCGTTCACGACCAGCCGGGACTTCATCCGCGAGTCGATCGAGTAGCCGACGATCTTGCCCGAGAACACGTCCTTGACCGCGCAGAGGTAGAGTTTGCCCTCGCCGGTGCGGTGCTCGGTGATGTCGGTCAGCCAGAGCCGGTTCCGGCTGTCAGCGGTGAACTCGTGTCGGACCCGCCCGTCCTCGTCAGTCACCGCGCACAGGTCGTCGTGGACCGGCGGTCCGGGCCTCTTGCCGTTACGTCC
It encodes:
- a CDS encoding IS3 family transposase (programmed frameshift) produces the protein MPKPYPREFRDDVVRVARQREDGVSIKQIATDFGISETCLQNWLRQADVEDGAKPGATRAEADEARELRKRVRLLEQENEVLRRAAAYFAQAHLPKMTYPLVTELAADGIPVAVTCRVLKLSRQPYYRWLADPITNAELVEAYRANALFDAHRDDPEFGHRLLADEARDAGEPMADRTAWRITSANGWWSAFGKKKGRNGKRPGPPVHDDLCAVTDEDGRVRHEFTADSRNRLWLTDITEHRTGEGKLYLCAVKDVFSGKIVGYSIDSRMKSRLVVNAINNAAALRGDVAGCVLHSDRGSQFRSRKVIRVLARHRMVGSMGRVGAAGDNAAMESFFALLQKNVLNRRSWATREELRIAIVTWIERTYHRRRRQARLGRLTPVEFETIMNQNLALAA